The following proteins are co-located in the Candidatus Binatia bacterium genome:
- the ffh gene encoding signal recognition particle protein — MFEDLTERLGGVFRKMLGRGRLSDQDVKDSLREIRRVLLEADVNLNVARDFLKSVEARAVGSDLLQSVQPGQQVVKIVHEELVKLLGGAGPQTGLQFPANRAAVLLLAGLQGSGKTTTAAKLARFWMKREKRVLLAALDLQRPAAVDQLEVLGKQVGAPVHLDRAAKDPVALAQEARRRADKEGFDLLIADTAGRLHVDEELMTEVERVHKKLEPQESYLVLDGMTGQDAVSIAESFTARLPVTGFVLTKMDGDARGGAALSLRAVTGKPIRYLGTGEKLDGIEPMHADRLASRILGMGDVVTLVERVQERIDLKKAEDLEKKLRKQKFTLEDFLGQLQEMKKLGPLEEIMKMIPGMRLPAGAQVDERELKRTEAIIQSMTRGEREEPRVIDGSRRRRIAKGSGTTVQDVNRLLKQFEEMQTMLKRMGKMPKGRLPMGMPRR, encoded by the coding sequence ATGTTCGAAGATCTGACCGAACGCCTGGGCGGCGTTTTCCGGAAGATGTTGGGCCGGGGCCGCTTGAGTGATCAGGACGTCAAGGATTCGCTCCGCGAGATCCGGCGCGTCCTGCTCGAGGCGGACGTCAACCTCAACGTCGCGCGCGACTTCCTGAAATCGGTCGAAGCGCGCGCGGTGGGCTCCGACCTGCTCCAGAGCGTGCAGCCGGGGCAGCAGGTCGTGAAGATCGTCCACGAAGAGCTGGTGAAGCTCCTCGGCGGCGCGGGCCCGCAGACAGGGCTCCAGTTCCCGGCCAATCGCGCGGCCGTGCTGCTCCTCGCCGGACTCCAGGGCTCCGGGAAGACGACCACCGCGGCAAAGCTCGCGCGCTTCTGGATGAAGCGCGAGAAGCGCGTGCTGCTCGCGGCGCTCGATCTCCAGCGTCCGGCGGCGGTCGATCAGCTCGAGGTGCTCGGGAAGCAGGTCGGCGCGCCGGTGCACCTGGACCGCGCGGCGAAGGATCCGGTGGCCCTGGCGCAGGAAGCGCGTCGTCGCGCCGACAAGGAGGGCTTCGACCTCCTGATCGCCGACACGGCCGGCCGGCTCCACGTCGACGAGGAGCTGATGACCGAGGTCGAGCGCGTCCACAAGAAGCTCGAGCCTCAGGAGAGCTACCTCGTTCTCGACGGCATGACCGGCCAGGACGCGGTCTCGATCGCGGAATCGTTCACGGCGCGGCTTCCGGTCACGGGGTTCGTCCTCACCAAGATGGACGGGGATGCGCGCGGCGGGGCGGCGCTCTCGCTCCGGGCCGTGACGGGGAAACCGATCCGGTACCTGGGGACCGGCGAGAAGCTCGACGGCATCGAGCCGATGCACGCCGACCGGCTCGCGTCGCGAATCCTGGGCATGGGCGACGTGGTCACCCTGGTCGAGCGCGTGCAGGAGCGCATCGACCTCAAGAAGGCCGAGGACTTAGAGAAGAAGCTCCGGAAGCAGAAGTTCACCCTGGAGGATTTCCTCGGGCAGCTCCAGGAGATGAAGAAGCTGGGTCCGCTCGAGGAGATCATGAAGATGATTCCGGGCATGCGGCTTCCCGCCGGCGCTCAGGTCGACGAGCGGGAGCTGAAGCGCACGGAGGCGATCATCCAGTCGATGACGCGGGGCGAACGCGAAGAGCCGCGGGTCATCGACGGCAGCAGGCGCCGGAGGATCGCCAAGGGGAGCGGCACGACCGTGCAGGACGTGAACCGGCTCCTCAAGCAGTTCGAAGAGATGCAGACGATGCTCAAGCGCATGGGCAAGATGCCGAAGGGGCGGCTCCCGATGGGGATGCCGCGCCGCTGA
- the trmD gene encoding tRNA (guanosine(37)-N1)-methyltransferase TrmD encodes MRVSILTLNPGFFGGALDEGMIRVAREKGLLEVVLVPIRAFADDRYGTTDDYPYGGGAGMVMKAAPIVAAHESVARSCGGAAPRTLVTSPQGRVLTQEWVRELAAEKHLAVVCGRYKGIDERVVATLGAEEFSIGDYVLSGGEPAALVLTDAVSRLQPGVLGDAESAEADSFSEALLDAPVYTRPDEFRGRSVPEVLRSGNHEEIRRWRRREAIRRTLARRPDIVRGRAWSEEDRRLMDEIKREADQP; translated from the coding sequence GTGCGCGTTTCGATCCTCACGCTGAACCCCGGTTTCTTCGGCGGGGCGCTGGACGAGGGGATGATCCGCGTGGCCCGCGAGAAGGGGCTGCTCGAAGTCGTGCTCGTCCCGATCCGGGCGTTCGCAGACGACCGTTACGGCACGACCGACGACTATCCCTACGGTGGTGGGGCGGGCATGGTGATGAAGGCCGCGCCGATCGTCGCCGCGCACGAGAGCGTCGCGCGCTCGTGCGGGGGTGCGGCTCCCCGGACGCTGGTCACATCGCCCCAGGGGCGCGTGCTCACCCAGGAGTGGGTGCGGGAACTGGCCGCCGAGAAGCACCTCGCGGTGGTGTGCGGCCGCTACAAGGGGATCGACGAGCGGGTGGTGGCGACGCTCGGCGCCGAGGAGTTCTCGATCGGCGATTACGTCCTCTCGGGAGGGGAGCCGGCGGCCCTGGTGCTTACCGATGCCGTAAGCCGCTTACAGCCAGGGGTTTTGGGAGATGCGGAGTCCGCGGAGGCGGACTCCTTTTCCGAGGCGCTTTTGGACGCGCCCGTGTACACTCGCCCGGACGAATTCCGGGGGCGTTCCGTCCCCGAAGTCCTCCGAAGCGGGAACCATGAAGAGATCCGCCGCTGGCGACGTCGGGAAGCGATCCGACGGACCCTCGCGCGCCGGCCCGATATCGTCCGGGGCCGTGCGTGGAGCGAGGAGGATCGAAGACTGATGGACGAAATCAAGAGGGAGGCGGATCAGCCATGA
- a CDS encoding KH domain-containing protein: MKAKALIEYLASQLVDHPEGVHVDEHDTGETTVLTLRVSPGDLGKVIGREGRTAHALRALLTASATAQGHRAILEIAD, from the coding sequence ATGAAGGCCAAGGCGCTCATCGAATATCTCGCGAGTCAGCTCGTGGATCACCCCGAAGGCGTTCACGTCGACGAGCACGACACCGGGGAGACCACGGTGCTCACACTCCGCGTCTCGCCGGGCGATCTGGGCAAGGTGATCGGACGCGAGGGCCGAACGGCGCACGCGCTGCGCGCGCTGTTGACCGCGTCGGCCACCGCCCAGGGACATAGGGCGATTCTGGAGATTGCGGATTAA
- the rplS gene encoding 50S ribosomal protein L19, with protein sequence MSAIERFETRFTTDRTLDFQPGDTIKVHVRVIEGEKERSQIFQGVVTNIRGSGMRTSFTVRKISAGIGVERTFPLHSPSVAKIEGARKGKVRRAKLYYLRGRKGKAAKVTERESLGGDEG encoded by the coding sequence ATGAGCGCCATCGAACGGTTCGAGACCCGGTTCACGACAGACCGGACGCTCGACTTCCAACCGGGTGACACGATCAAGGTCCACGTTCGCGTCATCGAGGGTGAGAAGGAGCGGTCGCAGATCTTCCAGGGTGTCGTCACCAACATTCGCGGCAGCGGCATGCGCACGTCGTTCACGGTGCGCAAGATCTCCGCGGGAATCGGCGTGGAGCGCACGTTCCCGCTCCACTCGCCGTCGGTCGCCAAGATCGAGGGCGCGCGCAAGGGGAAGGTCCGTCGCGCGAAGCTGTACTACCTGCGCGGCCGCAAGGGGAAGGCGGCCAAGGTGACGGAGCGCGAGTCGCTCGGAGGAGACGAAGGGTAG
- the rimM gene encoding ribosome maturation factor RimM (Essential for efficient processing of 16S rRNA) encodes MNAGADESGETPRVLVGIIARAHGLRGEVVVKVMSDAPERFAPGSEMIAAGPESVQARPLRVAASRPFQGRLLVTFEGVERREEAEALHGQELTIERSQVAPLPEGKHYQFELMGLSVRTTAGMPLGRVTDIFSTGSNDVLVVDDDENEILIPMLEGVIVSVDLEGKALVVEPPPGLPGIPEPGAE; translated from the coding sequence ATGAACGCAGGGGCTGACGAAAGCGGCGAAACACCGCGCGTCTTGGTCGGCATCATCGCCCGCGCGCACGGACTCCGCGGCGAAGTGGTCGTGAAGGTGATGAGCGACGCGCCCGAGCGCTTCGCCCCGGGCAGCGAGATGATCGCCGCGGGTCCGGAGAGCGTGCAGGCGCGGCCGTTGCGGGTCGCGGCGTCGCGCCCCTTCCAGGGAAGGCTCCTCGTGACGTTCGAGGGGGTGGAGCGCCGCGAAGAGGCGGAAGCCCTCCACGGCCAGGAGCTGACCATCGAGCGGAGCCAGGTCGCGCCCCTTCCCGAGGGCAAGCACTACCAGTTCGAGCTGATGGGACTGTCCGTGCGCACCACCGCGGGGATGCCGCTCGGCCGGGTCACCGACATCTTCAGCACGGGGAGCAACGACGTGCTGGTGGTGGACGACGACGAGAACGAGATCCTGATTCCGATGCTGGAAGGGGTGATCGTCTCGGTGGACCTCGAGGGGAAAGCCCTCGTGGTCGAGCCGCCACCGGGACTGCCGGGCATTCCGGAGCCCGGGGCGGAGTAG